From Pseudomonas hormoni:
CGCTGGGGGTGTAGGTGCCGGTTTCGAAGCGGCTGATGGTTTTGGGGTCAAAACCGGTTTTTTCGCCGAGTTCAGCCTGAGTAAGCCCCGCGACCTTGCGGTAACGCCGGATGGCTGGACCCAAACTTGAAATTTGCATCGCTCAATTCCCATTTAGAATCAAGAACTTAACGATAGATTTTTACATTAGACAACCGCATGATCCATCACCTTGCTTTGCAAAATGTGATGCATTTCGTAGAATCGCCGATCCAAAGGGGTATTCGGTGATCTGTTTTCGGAAGTTCGGCAGATATGGAAGAGCCAGCATTGCGCTTCTGCGGGCGGTATGCGGAGCGCTAAAGCGATCCTGAGGCCGTGCAAAATGTTACCGAAATCGTTGTTGCTGCCCTTTATCAGGGTCTTTGAGCCTAGTTGATCTTCGGCTGCCAATGGGCCATCAATCGCTGTAAATGGAGTGATCACGTGGCTCTGCGCAGTACGATTCAAAACATCTCTTCCGGGCATTGTGCGCTGGTCGAGCGGTACCACCGCTAGCGACATTGAGCTTTACTCATGGATGAGAAATACCGCAGGGCCGTTGATGCCGCCGCCATTTTTTCCGAGACCGATCTGACCGGCCGGATTACCTACGTCAACGATCAGTTTTGCGCTGTGTCCGGCTATAGCCGCGATGAACTGCTCGGACAGAACCATCGCCTGCTCAACTCCGGCCTGCACTCCGCTGATTTCTTTGCCGGGATGTGGCGCACCATTGCGTTGGGCAATGTCTGGAAGGGCGAAATCTGCAATCGCGCCAAGGATGGCCGTCTGTATTGGGTCGAAAGCACCCTGGTGCCAGTGCTGGATGACGCCACCGGGCGGATCCACCGTTACCTGGCAATTCGTTTCGACATCAGCGAAAAGCGCCAACTGCTGCATTCCTTGCAATGGCGGGTCGGCCATGACGTGTTGACCGGGTTGCCCAACCGCGCGTTTCTCTCGGATTTGCTGGATCAGGCGCTAGCTTTCTCCCGTCAGGAAAACATTCCGCTGGCAGTGTGCATGCTCGACCTCGACGGCTTTAAAGCGGTCAACGACGGCTACGGGCATGCCAGTGGCGATTTGCTGCTGGTGGAAGTGGCCAGGCGTTTGCGCGACATCGTACGTGGTGAGGATGTGGTGGCGCGGCTGGCCGGTGACGAGTTCGTGCTGGTGTTGCGTTATGTGCATGATGTGCCGGAGTTGCGTGCAGCACTGAACCGTGTGCTGGGGGCGATTTCCGCCCCGTACGCGCTGCAGGGCAAAGTCCTGAATGTGTATGCCAGCATCGGCGTCACCCTGTTTCCCCACGACAACGAAGATGCCGAAACCTTGTTGCGTCACGCCGATCAGGCCATGTACGTGGCCAAACAGAGCGGGCGCAATCGTTTTCATTTGTTCGATGTGTTCCGGGATCAAGAGGTCAAGGCCACTCACCAGACCGTCGAACGGGTACGCCAGGCGCTGGCCGCCGGTGAGTTGCGCCTGTATTTCCAGCCCAAGGTCAATATGCGTCATGGTGTTGTCGTCGGCTTCGAGGCGCTGTTGCGCTGGGAGCACCCGCGAGACGGCACGGTGTCGGCCCGAGAGTTTCTGCCGTTGGTGGAAGAAACGGATCTGATCATCGATATCGGTGAATGGGTGATGGATCAGGTGTTGTTACAGTTGGACCGTTGGCAGCAAGCGGGGCAGGGCTGGCCGATCAGCGTCAACATTGCCGCCCGGCATTTTCAGCGGGTGGATTTCGTTGACCGCCTCAGGCAGGTGCTCGCCCGGCATGCTCGGGTCGCGCCGCAGATGCTCGACCTGGAAATCGTCGAGTCCGTGGCCATCGAAAATATCCAGCATGTCAGCGCCTGTCTGCAGGCCTGCCAGGCACTTGGGGTGCAGTTTTCATTGGGCGACTTTGGCACAGGGTATTCATCGCTGAGCTACCTCAAGCGCTTGCGCACCCAGACCATCAAGATCGACAAGTCGTTTATCCGCGACATTCTGCATGATCACGATGACCTGGCCCTGACCACGGCGGTCATTGGCCTGGCCCGGGCGTTTGGCCGACAGGTGATCGCCGAGGGGCTGGAAAGCATCGAGCACGGTGAGCTGTTGTTGCAGCTGGGGTGCGACGTTGCCCAGGGCTATTTCATCGCTCGACCGATGCCGGCGGCGGAGGTGCCGGGCTGGGTCGAAGGGTTTGTGGCGCCGCTGCAATGGCGGGGGCTCGATCAAACAGCCTGACCTCGTTTGTCGGGCATATGAAGATCAAATGTGTGGAGCGGGCTTGCTCGCGAAGGCGTCTTAACATTCAACATCAATGTTGACTGTACTGACGCCTTCGCGAGCAAGCCCGCTCCCACAGGTTTACGGTTTGCCGACATAAAGCCGGATAATGTCATCGATCTCCCCGGACATTTTCATCCTCAGCAGGGTGCGCAGAATTCGTTGCGCTGGCACTTTCGGATCATTGCGCACGTAGCAACCGACACTCTGCTCCTGCAACACCGCCACGCCTTGCAGTTGCCCGTCAGGCAGCAAGCGTTGATTGAACCAGTCCAGCGTCCACTGGTTGCTCACGGCATAGCGATAACGTCCGGCCAGAAGCTTTTCCAGCACTTGATCCTGGTTGCGCGCGTCTTCGCGAATCAGGCGGCCGGCGTCGAACAGTGGTTGCAGGGCCGGGTAGCTGTAACCGAGCACCGTACCGATGGTTTGTCGCGGCAAGTTTGCCGGAGTCACCGCGATCTCCGGTTGTTTCCGGCTGATCAGCACGTCGGGCTGAGTCCATAGCGGAATGCTCCAGAGGTAGTCCCCGGGATTGGGCAGCCACGACTGCGCGGCATAGCAGCGAACATCGACCTCGCCGTGTTCCATCGCGCCTTGCACCCGCGCCCGGGGCAGCACGTGAAATTCGGCCGGAACGCCGACCTGGGTGGCGAGGCTGACCATCACATCATGCAGGATGCCCTGTGTTGGCCGGCCGCGTTCCAGTTGCACCATCGGCATCGCCCAGCTGTCGGGCATCACGAAACGCAACGGCGCTTCGGTGGCAGCGCTGTTCAGGCTGATCAACAGCAGTGCCCCCAAGGCCAGCCGCATAAACACTCCGATAAATACCCCCAAAGAGCATCTTAGCCAGATTAGACGAGCGCGCCGGATGCAATTTTGGCCTTGCTCCGCTAGCATTAGCCGCTTCTGTTCCTTCGTTGCGACGGTTTTCGATGAGTTATCAGGTTCTTGCACGTAAATGGCGTCCGCGCTCGTTCCGCGAAATGGTCGGCCAGACCCATGTGCTCAAGGCTCTGATCAATGCCTTGGACAGCCAGCGGCTGCACCACGCCTACCTGTTTACCGGGACGCGCGGGGTCGGCAAGACCACCATCGCGCGGATCATCGCCAAATGCCTGAACTGTGAAACAGGTATCACTTCGACGCCCTGTGGCGAGTGCTCGGTGTGCCGCGAGATCGATGAAGGTCGCTTCGTCGACCTGATCGAGATCGACGCCGCGAGCCGGACCAAGGTCGAGGACACCCGCGAGCTGCTCGACAACGTGCAGTACGCCCCGAGCCGCGGGCGCTTCAAGGTCTACCTGATCGACGAAGTGCACATGCTC
This genomic window contains:
- a CDS encoding substrate-binding periplasmic protein produces the protein MRLALGALLLISLNSAATEAPLRFVMPDSWAMPMVQLERGRPTQGILHDVMVSLATQVGVPAEFHVLPRARVQGAMEHGEVDVRCYAAQSWLPNPGDYLWSIPLWTQPDVLISRKQPEIAVTPANLPRQTIGTVLGYSYPALQPLFDAGRLIREDARNQDQVLEKLLAGRYRYAVSNQWTLDWFNQRLLPDGQLQGVAVLQEQSVGCYVRNDPKVPAQRILRTLLRMKMSGEIDDIIRLYVGKP
- a CDS encoding putative bifunctional diguanylate cyclase/phosphodiesterase, with the protein product MDEKYRRAVDAAAIFSETDLTGRITYVNDQFCAVSGYSRDELLGQNHRLLNSGLHSADFFAGMWRTIALGNVWKGEICNRAKDGRLYWVESTLVPVLDDATGRIHRYLAIRFDISEKRQLLHSLQWRVGHDVLTGLPNRAFLSDLLDQALAFSRQENIPLAVCMLDLDGFKAVNDGYGHASGDLLLVEVARRLRDIVRGEDVVARLAGDEFVLVLRYVHDVPELRAALNRVLGAISAPYALQGKVLNVYASIGVTLFPHDNEDAETLLRHADQAMYVAKQSGRNRFHLFDVFRDQEVKATHQTVERVRQALAAGELRLYFQPKVNMRHGVVVGFEALLRWEHPRDGTVSAREFLPLVEETDLIIDIGEWVMDQVLLQLDRWQQAGQGWPISVNIAARHFQRVDFVDRLRQVLARHARVAPQMLDLEIVESVAIENIQHVSACLQACQALGVQFSLGDFGTGYSSLSYLKRLRTQTIKIDKSFIRDILHDHDDLALTTAVIGLARAFGRQVIAEGLESIEHGELLLQLGCDVAQGYFIARPMPAAEVPGWVEGFVAPLQWRGLDQTA